One Pleurocapsa sp. PCC 7327 DNA segment encodes these proteins:
- the nuoF gene encoding NADH-quinone oxidoreductase subunit NuoF → MDLSELLEIADRERASQKPIQIRCCMAAGCMSANSAAVKESLEKAVDQAQLSDRIRVCGVGCMGLCCQGALVGVDPEGTLYEKVTPDDAPSIIAAALDGKEATCQKGDLKHPFFTRQLPIVLENSGKIDPERIEAYIAVSGYQALYHVLHEMKPNEVIEEITRSGLRGRGGAGYPTGLKWATVAKEKADRKYVICNADEGDPGAYMDRSVLESDPHRILEGMAIAAYAIGASQGYIYIRAEYPLAISRLQMAIRQAQRLGLLGSQIFDSPFDFRIDLRIGAGAYVCGEETALMASIEGKRGTPRPRPPYPAESGLWGYPTLINNVETLANVPWIIRKGADWFASIGTEKSKGTKVFALAGKVRNTGLIEVPMGTTLRQIVEEMGGGVPDGGEAKAVQTGGPSGGCIPAEAFDTPVDYESLVQLGSIMGSGGAIVMDKDTNMVDVARYFMEFCMEESCGKCTPCRVGTVQLYRLLTKIREGRALLADLERLEELCDMVKSTSLCGLGQSAPNPILSTLRYFRDDYLALIKSRQEREEKRTV, encoded by the coding sequence ATGGATTTGAGCGAACTACTAGAAATTGCCGATCGCGAACGCGCCTCTCAAAAACCCATCCAAATTCGTTGTTGCATGGCGGCGGGGTGTATGTCGGCTAACTCGGCTGCTGTGAAAGAAAGTCTTGAGAAAGCAGTTGACCAAGCCCAGTTGAGCGATCGCATTCGGGTATGCGGCGTTGGCTGTATGGGTTTGTGCTGTCAGGGAGCGCTAGTAGGAGTCGATCCGGAAGGGACGCTCTACGAAAAAGTTACCCCAGACGATGCTCCTTCTATTATCGCCGCCGCCCTCGATGGGAAAGAAGCAACCTGTCAAAAAGGCGACCTCAAGCATCCATTTTTTACGCGGCAACTGCCGATCGTGCTAGAAAATAGCGGCAAGATCGATCCGGAACGGATTGAAGCCTACATCGCGGTATCGGGCTATCAAGCGCTTTACCACGTCTTGCACGAGATGAAACCCAACGAGGTCATAGAAGAAATTACTCGTAGCGGTTTGCGGGGACGCGGCGGCGCGGGGTATCCCACGGGATTAAAATGGGCGACGGTTGCCAAGGAAAAAGCCGATCGCAAGTATGTCATCTGCAACGCCGACGAAGGCGATCCCGGTGCTTATATGGATCGCAGCGTCTTGGAGAGCGATCCCCATCGCATCTTAGAAGGAATGGCGATCGCGGCTTATGCGATCGGCGCTAGCCAAGGCTATATCTATATTCGAGCCGAATATCCCCTAGCCATTAGCCGCCTTCAGATGGCAATTCGCCAAGCGCAACGCCTCGGCTTGTTGGGCAGCCAAATTTTTGATTCTCCCTTCGACTTTCGCATCGATCTGCGCATTGGGGCGGGAGCTTATGTCTGCGGCGAAGAAACGGCATTAATGGCATCGATTGAAGGCAAGCGCGGCACCCCTCGCCCGCGTCCGCCCTATCCTGCCGAATCCGGTTTATGGGGATATCCGACGCTGATTAACAACGTTGAAACCTTGGCAAACGTTCCCTGGATTATTCGCAAGGGTGCTGACTGGTTTGCCAGCATCGGCACGGAAAAGAGCAAAGGAACGAAAGTCTTTGCCCTAGCAGGCAAAGTTCGCAATACAGGTTTGATCGAAGTGCCGATGGGAACTACCCTGCGGCAGATTGTCGAGGAAATGGGCGGCGGCGTTCCCGATGGCGGTGAAGCAAAGGCGGTACAGACGGGGGGGCCGTCTGGGGGATGCATTCCCGCTGAGGCGTTCGATACGCCCGTCGATTACGAATCTTTAGTACAACTCGGTTCGATCATGGGTTCTGGCGGCGCGATCGTAATGGATAAAGATACCAACATGGTCGATGTTGCCCGCTACTTCATGGAGTTTTGCATGGAGGAATCCTGCGGCAAGTGCACTCCCTGTCGCGTCGGTACGGTGCAGTTATATCGGTTGCTGACGAAGATTCGCGAAGGTAGAGCCTTGCTTGCCGATCTAGAACGACTCGAAGAGTTGTGCGACATGGTTAAATCTACCAGTCTGTGTGGCTTGGGACAATCTGCTCCCAATCCGATTTTGAGTACGCTGCGCTATTTCCGAGACGACTATTTAGCCTTGATTAAAAGTCGGCAAGAGCGAGAGGAAAAGAGGACAGTATGA
- a CDS encoding alpha/beta fold hydrolase, with protein MAIVENSLIVGSLAWFYREVVPNRESDKPPVLLLHGLPAQSYTWRKVMPALAEYGFRAIAPDWIGSGFSAKPEKRDFAYTPNAYLETLSAFIQSLAINKFSLVVQGFLASVGLQYALRNSDAIDRLVIINTPLFPTAKLPWKMQQWGLPLIGDMLTQDPLLVDRTLEGGSGFVIADKDLDIYRQPFLKSSAAGRALVATIKNLKLSETLAEVESGFSSWEKPTLMIWGMADPWLSVEDAQKLANSKPNVELAKLEEAKHYPQEHWSKEVGGEIANFLRRQVV; from the coding sequence GTGGCAATAGTAGAAAATTCTCTTATAGTTGGTTCGCTCGCCTGGTTTTATCGAGAAGTTGTCCCAAATCGAGAAAGCGATAAGCCACCCGTCTTGTTGCTGCATGGTTTACCCGCTCAAAGTTATACCTGGCGCAAAGTTATGCCAGCTTTAGCCGAATATGGATTTAGAGCGATCGCGCCTGATTGGATTGGTTCTGGTTTTTCGGCTAAACCAGAAAAACGAGATTTTGCTTATACCCCAAATGCCTATCTAGAAACACTCTCTGCTTTTATTCAATCTTTAGCCATTAACAAGTTTTCCCTCGTCGTTCAGGGATTTCTCGCTTCGGTTGGTTTGCAGTACGCTTTGCGCAATTCAGACGCGATCGATCGCTTAGTTATCATTAATACTCCTTTGTTCCCTACAGCTAAATTACCCTGGAAAATGCAACAGTGGGGACTGCCTCTGATTGGAGATATGTTAACTCAAGATCCCCTATTGGTCGATCGCACTTTGGAGGGAGGAAGCGGATTTGTCATTGCTGATAAGGATTTAGATATCTACCGCCAACCCTTTCTCAAAAGTTCTGCGGCAGGACGCGCTTTAGTGGCTACAATCAAAAACTTAAAACTTTCCGAAACCCTAGCAGAGGTGGAATCTGGCTTTTCTAGTTGGGAAAAACCCACCCTAATGATCTGGGGAATGGCAGATCCCTGGCTTTCTGTTGAAGATGCCCAAAAGTTAGCCAATTCTAAACCAAATGTAGAATTGGCTAAGCTAGAGGAAGCCAAACATTATCCTCAAGAACATTGGTCAAAAGAAGTTGGAGGTGAAATTGCTAACTTTTTACGCCGTCAGGTAGTTTGA
- a CDS encoding cytochrome b/b6 domain-containing protein, which produces MSRSRPYQPLLLRILHGFNAFIAVLAIITSFWVYNTYDGRLIRIPLPKINDIISIHGTFGLTFLLIMPALAIYSFHWGQKRLVQADSLAKLTQVGKPIWWYTLHRIVNTLMLIAATFALITGRQMKEEWLPAGELHHIWYQLHLLGWGILTCCLFIHLLMSVKVGGIALIVSMFEWQHKPEDSPRLWWQKVRSLLHREKP; this is translated from the coding sequence ATGTCTCGCTCTCGTCCCTATCAACCTTTGTTGCTCCGAATCCTTCACGGTTTTAATGCTTTCATTGCTGTTTTGGCAATTATTACCTCATTTTGGGTCTACAATACCTACGACGGTCGTTTGATTCGGATTCCGCTACCCAAAATTAACGACATTATCAGCATTCACGGCACATTTGGTTTAACTTTTCTGTTGATTATGCCTGCCTTGGCAATCTACAGTTTTCATTGGGGTCAAAAACGTTTAGTTCAAGCCGACTCGTTGGCAAAACTGACGCAGGTAGGTAAACCCATTTGGTGGTACACTCTTCATCGAATAGTCAATACCTTAATGTTAATTGCAGCTACTTTTGCTCTCATCACGGGAAGACAGATGAAGGAAGAATGGCTTCCTGCTGGAGAATTACATCATATTTGGTATCAACTACATCTGTTGGGATGGGGAATTTTAACCTGTTGTCTCTTCATCCACCTACTCATGTCAGTTAAGGTTGGCGGAATCGCGCTAATCGTATCGATGTTTGAGTGGCAGCATAAACCAGAAGATTCGCCTCGCCTGTGGTGGCAAAAAGTCCGTTCTCTCTTACATCGCGAGAAACCATAA
- a CDS encoding nuclear transport factor 2 family protein produces the protein MSDVDRTEILATNEAFYQAFEKKDIKAMSLVWWQGGSLCIHPGGNVLKGWEEVRHSWEQIFRHTDYLEIGIELVNIEIGSQIAYVVLIETILQVSRGRSFQAQSTATNIFEKMAQKWYLVHHHGSPIMR, from the coding sequence GTGTCCGATGTTGATAGAACGGAAATATTAGCAACTAACGAGGCTTTTTATCAAGCTTTTGAGAAAAAAGATATTAAGGCAATGAGCCTAGTCTGGTGGCAAGGCGGTAGTCTGTGCATTCATCCCGGCGGTAACGTGTTAAAGGGTTGGGAAGAAGTCCGTCACTCTTGGGAGCAAATTTTTCGCCATACTGACTATCTAGAAATTGGTATCGAGTTAGTCAATATAGAAATAGGCTCTCAAATTGCTTATGTCGTTCTTATTGAAACCATACTGCAAGTTAGCCGGGGCAGATCGTTTCAAGCTCAATCGACAGCAACTAATATTTTTGAGAAAATGGCTCAAAAATGGTATTTAGTTCACCATCATGGCAGTCCGATTATGCGTTGA